Part of the Cryptosporangium arvum DSM 44712 genome, CCTTCGGCTCGGCGAAGATCGAGCCGGAGATCGGGAAGCTGTCGGTGTAGAACTCGATCGCCGAGGCGGCCACCGTTCGCAAGTTCTCCAGCACGGTTCCGGCGCCGGGGCTCAGCTGCTTGACGATCGGCACGAACCGCGGCAGCCGCTCGGAGAGCACCTGGACGAAGAGCTCGGTCTTGTCGGTGAAGTGCTTGTAGAGCGTCGCCTCGGAGAACCCGGCGGCTCGGGCGATCTCCTTGGTCGTGGCGTGGGCCAGGCCGCGCTCGCGCATGACCGCGACGGCGGCGTCGAGGATCCGATCCCGGGTGCTCAGCGAACTCTCCCTTGACGACGGACGGTGCTTCCGTTCAGTCTAGGGTGGTAAGTACTTACTAACCATCTCAGGGAGACCTCGTGAAGATCACCGTGCTCGGCGCGACCGGAGGCGTCGGACGACAGGTCGTCACCCAGGCGCTGGCCGACGGGGACCAGGTCACCGCGGCGGTGCGCGATCCGTCCCGGCTGGCGGCCCATCCCCAGCTGGACGTCGTCGAGACCGACGTCCTGGATCCCGCCGCCCTGGCTCCCCTGCTGCTCGGGCGGGACGCGGTGGTCTCCAGCCTCGGCCATCGCGGCGGCGGACCGCAGACGGTCCTGGCCGACGGCGCGCGCTCGCTGGTGACCGCGGCCGCGGAGGCCGGGGTGCGTCGAGTGCTCGTCGTCAGCGCCAGCGGCGCGTACACCGAGAAGGACGACGACCTGGTGACGCGAGCGGTGGCCAAGCCGCTGGTGCGGCTGTTCCTGCGCCAGAACTTCGTCGACACCGAGAACATGGAACAGGTGATCCGGACCAGCGGCCTGGACTGGACGATCGTCCGGCCACCGCGGCTGACCGACAAGCCCCACACCGGCCGCTACCGGACCGGCTACGACGGTGTCCGGGGCGGGTACACGGTGGCCCGCGCGGACGTGGCCGACTGCCTGCTCTCGCTCATCGACCGCACTGAAGCCGTCGGCCGGACCGTGACCGTGGCCAACTGAGCACACGAACACGGGCCCCCGCTCCGCCGGGCGCGGAACGGGGACCCGTGTGGCTCTGCTCAGCGAGCGGAGAGGCCACGCAGCTTGCTCGGGTAGAAGGCCGCACCCCACTGCTGGGTGCTGGCGTTCGCGTTCCCGAACTGAATGTTCCCGGCGGTCACGTTGATCGCGACCAGACCCGCGGTCTGGTTGTTGGTGTTGTTGAAGATCTGCCCGACGCCGGCCGAGGAACTCGCACCCTGCCGGTAATCGAACTTCCCCGGAGCGTCATCCGCGTGCGCGGCGGTCGCGCCCACCACCATCAGACCGGCCGACAGAACGGCGACACCAGCTCCACGACGAACCCAGGTATTCACAGATTCCCTTTCTTGGCAACAAGAAGAATAACGATCAACCAGCAATTTCACCGATGACCGCTGGGCTGGAATATCGTGAACATCGAGATTGGTACCGACACTCCGTCAGCGGATCGACCGATTGATCGGGCGGCTCGCTCGAGCCGCCCGAACATCAGCGGAAGCCGGCCAGGTTGGACAGCGGGCTCCGGAAGAACTTCGGGCCTTCCTGCAGCGTGATGGCGTTCGCCTCGCTGTAGTTGACGTTCCCCGCGGTGACGTTCACCGGCGCGAGGCCCTTCTGGTAGTTGACGTTGTTGAAGGTGCTCGTGCTGTTCGCCGTGGTCGACGCGTTCTGCTCGAACTTGATCGACTGGCGGGCCTTGTCGATGTCGGGCTTGTCCGCGGCCGAAGCGGCGGTGGCACCCGCGGCGACGAGTCCGGCCGAGATCATGACGACGCCGGCAGTGCGCTTCATCCACACGTTCATGTACGTGGTTTCCTTTCGGATTGATTGAGGACCTCGGCGCTTGTCGTGAACTTTGTTGACGCGGAACAATCGCAATCCGAGCCGTTCAACGAACAGCGAAACCCCGAATGCGAATGCGGGGTCGACGTCCACCTGGGACAGATGCTCCGACGTGTGGAGCTCACCGCCGGAACGGGGCAAACGTTAATCGTTCGGTTCGAATCGCCGCAACCCCGGCACTATCGGGCCAGAACCGAATTTTTCGGAGTTACTTTCACGACTAACGAAGCTCGCTACGGAAGAAGCAATTCACCGACCAGGTCCTGCATTTCCGTCCGCAGCTCGGCCTTCATCTGCGTCGCCTGGGCCTTGGCCTTCGCCTTCGCCGCGGCCGCCTGCCGCTGGGCCCGGACCTGAGCCTGACGCGCCGTGGCCAGGCACTGGGCAGCGCTCATCCGCGACACACCCGGAGCGCTGACGAGCACGACGGACTGCCGACCGACCTGACTCACCTGCAGGCTGGTACCAGGAACGCTCCGCCCGCGACCGTCCCGGTGCTCCACGCAGACGATCCGGGTGTTTCCCCGGACTACGACCCGGACGTCGGACCCACCGCTTCGAACCGTCGCCTCGTTCATCGTCGGCCCTCGGCCGCTCCCGGCAGCGTGCGCCGAGACGGCGTGCGCCGAGGCGGCCGTCGCCGGGCCGGCGACCGCGATGCCGATAGCCAGACCGGCCACCACTACGCGCTGATTCATCTCCGATTCCCTCCGCTGGAAGCTGCGTCCAGGTAGGGACCGCGGCACTGTCACCCGACAGGGAGTCGCGAGAATGGTGAAACCGTCGCATCCCCATTGGACTCGTGCCGAATCAGCCTATACAGAAATCTGCACCGCGAGATGCCCCTAAATCGGCGAAAGGGTCAGCTGTACATCCAGCGTTCCGGTGCGCGTCGAGCCCGTCGGATGCCGAGGGTGATGAACAGGATCGCCGCGCCCACCAGCAGCGGCGGGCCGGCCAGACCGGCGGCGGAAGTGATCGCCGGGGGCTCCGTGCGGGCCGTGTCGCCGACGGCGCGGGCCTTGATCATGTCGTACTCGAACGCCCCGCCGCCCTGCCGGTAGTCGACGAGCGACCCGGAGTGCTCGCTACCTCCGACCGGCCAACTCGCGTCCCAGCACTCGATGGTCTCGGTCGTGCCGCTCTGGTACTTCCCGAGGCATTCGTCACCGATGCTGACCGTGACCGCGCTCCCGAACTGGTACGAGTACGCCATCCACGACCAGATGCAACATAGTGCGGCCACCACGGCCAGCCCGATCGCCAGCACGCCGGTAGTCCCGATGGAACGCTTCGTGTTCGCTCGTCGCATGACGCTAATTGATGGGTCAACTAGACGCCTCGGGGGTCATGTTTACTGGATCTTTACCCCACGAATCGCGCCGCGCCCCCGGCTGGGGGCGCAGCGCCGGTCAGACGGACTCCACGCTCACGAGGGGTAAGAAGACCCCACTACTGGATGCGGCTCTTCCCGAGGAACCCGTCGGTGCCGACGACGAAGTACCACTCCGGCGGCGTGCCCTTGAGTTCACCCTTCTCGTCGAACGCGATCTGCCCCGTGACGCCCTTGGCCGAGTACGTCGAGAGGAACTTGTTGACGTCTGCGCGGGTCTTGTTCCCGGCTGCGAACGCCGCCATCAGCGCGTTCGCCGCGTCGTACATCTCGCCGACGTAGAGGTTCGGCCGCGTGGTGGTCTTGTCCTCGACCCTCTTCTTGAACTCGTCGGACAGACCCGCCCCGGGAGTGCACGCGCAGACGATCACCGTGTCCTGGCCGGTGTCGACGGTTTCGGTGACGTACGCGCTGTCGATCATGCCGGGACCGCCGACGAGGTCGATGTCCTTGCCGCCGGCGGCGGTGATCGCGTTCCGGATGCCCGCGCCCTCCGGAGCGAACCCGGCGAACGCGACCACGGTGGCGCCGGCCTCCACGACCGACGAGGCAAGCAGCGTGAAGTCGGTCTGGCCCGTCTTCACGGTCGAGGTGCCGACGACCAGGTCGCCCAGCTCCTTCTTCGCCGTGGCCACCATCGCCTTCGGGTACTGCGTCCCGTCGTCGACGACGTAGACCTTCGCGGCCGGATCGCCGCCCTTGATGTACTTCGCCATCGCGACGCCGGAGTCGCCGTCCGTACCCACCGTGCGGTGGAAGAACTTCATGCCCATCTCGCCGAGCGACACCGTGGACGTCGTCGGGTTCACCATCGGCAGACCGGCCTTGTCGAACAGCGGCGACGCGGCGATCGCTTCCTTCGAGTACAGCGGCCCGACCACACCCAGGATCGACTTGTCCTTGATGATCTTGTCGGCCAGGATCTTCGCCTTGCCTTCCTCGCCACCGCTGTCGAACTCGCGCACCGCGACCGTGCAGTCGGGATTCTTGGCGTTGTACTCCTCGGCCGCGAGCGTCGTGATCGCCACCGCGGCCTCACCGGGGTCGTCCGACGAGCCGCCGGTGTCACCGACGACCGCGACCGTGCCACTGGCACAGCCCTTCTTCTCGTTCGCCGGTGCCGTGGCCGTGTCGGCCTTGCCGCCGTCGTCCTTCGTGAAATACCAGGCGGCACCGCCCCCACCACCGACAACGACCAACGCCAGGACGACGACGAGCACGATGCCGACGACCGAGCGCTTCTTCTCCGGCGGGGCCGGGGGTGGCCCGGCGGCGTACTCCTGCCCGTAAGCAGCCTGCTGGTCGTACTGGCCGTACTCCTGCGGCTGCGCGTACTGCTGCTGCCCGTACTCCTGGGGCTGCTGCCCGTACTCCTGGCCGTACTCCTGGCCGTACTGCTGCGGCTGCCCGTATTGCGGCTGCCCGTACTGCTGGGGCTGCCCGTACTGGGGCTGGCCGTACTGCTGCGGCTGGCCGTACTGCTGCGGCTGCCC contains:
- a CDS encoding branched-chain amino acid ABC transporter substrate-binding protein is translated as MTQYPAGGGQPSEGEHPGGEPGWTLPPEQSPTGPPMPGQASGPPQSDLPPAGQYPPSYGQQQYAQPQEYGQQPQYGQPPQYGQEYGQQYSQPQEYGQPQQYGQPQEYGQPQQYGQPQQYGQPQYGQPQQYGQPQYGQPQQYGQEYGQEYGQQPQEYGQQQYAQPQEYGQYDQQAAYGQEYAAGPPPAPPEKKRSVVGIVLVVVLALVVVGGGGGAAWYFTKDDGGKADTATAPANEKKGCASGTVAVVGDTGGSSDDPGEAAVAITTLAAEEYNAKNPDCTVAVREFDSGGEEGKAKILADKIIKDKSILGVVGPLYSKEAIAASPLFDKAGLPMVNPTTSTVSLGEMGMKFFHRTVGTDGDSGVAMAKYIKGGDPAAKVYVVDDGTQYPKAMVATAKKELGDLVVGTSTVKTGQTDFTLLASSVVEAGATVVAFAGFAPEGAGIRNAITAAGGKDIDLVGGPGMIDSAYVTETVDTGQDTVIVCACTPGAGLSDEFKKRVEDKTTTRPNLYVGEMYDAANALMAAFAAGNKTRADVNKFLSTYSAKGVTGQIAFDEKGELKGTPPEWYFVVGTDGFLGKSRIQ
- a CDS encoding TetR/AcrR family transcriptional regulator; amino-acid sequence: MRERGLAHATTKEIARAAGFSEATLYKHFTDKTELFVQVLSERLPRFVPIVKQLSPGAGTVLENLRTVAASAIEFYTDSFPISGSIFAEPKVLDAHRVGLRRTGSGPHKANESLTAYLSAEQELGRIGADADPATLAALLLGACFQHAFLRQFADDDAEPDAADRFVAALAPALGL
- a CDS encoding NAD(P)-dependent oxidoreductase, with the protein product MKITVLGATGGVGRQVVTQALADGDQVTAAVRDPSRLAAHPQLDVVETDVLDPAALAPLLLGRDAVVSSLGHRGGGPQTVLADGARSLVTAAAEAGVRRVLVVSASGAYTEKDDDLVTRAVAKPLVRLFLRQNFVDTENMEQVIRTSGLDWTIVRPPRLTDKPHTGRYRTGYDGVRGGYTVARADVADCLLSLIDRTEAVGRTVTVAN